The Bubalus bubalis isolate 160015118507 breed Murrah chromosome 1, NDDB_SH_1, whole genome shotgun sequence genome includes a region encoding these proteins:
- the LOC123335148 gene encoding disintegrin and metalloproteinase domain-containing protein 5 yields the protein MDCNYHGYVAGFPNSLVSLNICSGLRGTLQFKNISYALEPVESVSGFMHMIYEEKNDISAVPLLLENDSYSYERSQYKVRKSSERFGHTKLFPRYIDMYIVVDKNLFDYMGSDINIVTQKIIQIIGLVNTMFIQLKLTVRISSIEVWSDKNKISIEGPPHNVLYKFLTWKYEFTSRPHNIAYLFA from the exons atgGATTGCAATTATCATGGATATGTTGCAGGTTTTCCAAATTCTCTTGTATCACTCAACATTTGTTCGGGACTCAG GGGAACACTGCAGTTTAAAAACATCTCATATGCACTTGAACCAGTTGAGTCAGTATCAGGATTCATGCACAtgatttatgaagaaaaaaatgatataagtGCTGTCCCTCTGTTACTGGAAAATGACTCTTACAGCTATGAGCGATCACAGTATAAAGTCAGAAAAAGTTCAGAA AGATTTGGCCATACCAAATTATTCCCCCGATACATTGATATGTATATTGTTGTGGATAAAAATCTG tttgaTTACATGGGCTCTGATATAAACATTGTAACACAGAAGATTATTCAGATCATTGGCCTTGTTAACACT aTGTTTATCCAGTTAAAACTTACTGTTAGAATATCTTCCATAGAGGTTTggtcagataaaaataaaatttctattgaAGGACCTCCTcataatgttttatataaatttttaaccTGGAAGTATGAATTTACCTCCCGACCTCATAATATTGCATACTTATTTGCGTGA